A DNA window from Hevea brasiliensis isolate MT/VB/25A 57/8 chromosome 2, ASM3005281v1, whole genome shotgun sequence contains the following coding sequences:
- the LOC110654471 gene encoding cytochrome P450 83B1 codes for MGLLIFLLLLPIFLFFLLKTPRRNLRLPPGPKGFPLVGNLFQLDNSNVQKYLWQLSNQYGPLMSLRLGLKQTLIVSSAKMAKEVLKTQDLEFCNRPPLLGLQRLSYNGLDLAFAPYDAYWREMRKICVVYLFNSNRVQDFRPIREDEVSRMLENISKLADDSKPVNLTEAMMALTSAAICRVAFGKRFEEGGNEAKRFHELLNETQAMFVGFFFSDYFPYIGWIVDKLSGLLSRLEKNFHEFDVFYQEVIDEHLDPKREKPQYENILDVLLQLWKDRSFKVQLTFEHIKAILMNVFVAGTDTSAAAVIWAMSFLMKNPKTMKKVQEEIRSLIGKKGFVDEDDIHQLPYLKAVVKETMRLQPTVPLLVPRETVHKCTLGGYNIPEKTLVYVNAWAVGRDPEAWENPSEFYPERFLDNPIDMKGQDYELIPFGAGRRICPGIFMGIANVELSLANLLYKFDWEMPAGMKREDIDTDNVLPGITVHKREHLWLMAKKYISSYA; via the exons AAGGGTTTTCCCTTAGTAGGAAACCTATTCCAGCTTGACAACTCCAACGTTCAGAAGTATTTATGGCAACTATCCAATCAATATGGCCCACTCATGTCCTTAAGGCTAGGTTTGAAGCAAACTCTAATAGTCTCTTCTGCCAAAATGGCAAAAGAGGTATTGAAAACCCAAGATCTTGAATTTTGTAATAGGCCTCCCTTGCTTGGTTTACAAAGATTGTCCTACAATGGTTTAGATTTGGCTTTTGCACCCTATGATGCTTATTGGAGGGAGATGAGAAAAATTTGTGTCGTCTATCTCTTCAACTCAAACCGAGTCCAAGACTTTCGTCCCAttagagaagatgaagtttcccgTATGCTTGAAAATATATCGAAATTAGCTGATGATTCTAAACCTGTCAACTTGACTGAAGCCATGATGGCTCTTACAAGTGCTGCAATATGCAGAGTTGCCTTTGGGAAGAGATTCGAGGAAGGGGGAAATGAAGCTAAGAGGTTTCATGAGTTGCTTAACGAAACTCAGGCCATGTTTGTGGGCTTCTTCTTTTCAGACTATTTTCCTTACATCGGCTGGATTGTTGATAAACTCTCTGGGTTGCTCTCCCGACTCGAAAAGAATTTCCAtgaatttgatgttttctaccaagAGGTCATCGATGAACACCTCGATCCAAAGAGGGAAAAGCCCCAGTATGAGAACATTCTTGATGTTTTACTTCAACTTTGGAAGGATCGTTCTTTTAAAGTTCAACTAACCTTTGAACACATCAAAGCAATTCTCATG AACGTATTTGTTGCTGGAACAGACACAAGTGCTGCTGCAGTGATTTGGGCCATGAGCTTTCTAATGAAAAATCCTAAAACTATGAAAAAAGTTCAAGAAGAAATTAGAAGCTTAATTGGAAAAAAGGGTTTTGTTGATGAAGACGATATTCACCAATTGCCTTACCTTAAGGCTGTGGTGAAAGAGACGATGAGACTGCAACCAACAGTTCCATTACTAGTCCCTAGAGAAACAGTTCACAAGTGCACTTTAGGTGGTTATAATATACCTGAAAAAACCCTAGTTTATGTGAACGCATGGGCAGTTGGGAGGGATCCTGAAGCTTGGGAAAACCCATCGGAGTTCTATCCAGAGAGATTTTTGGATAATCCTATTGACATGAAGGGACAGGATTACGAGTTAATACCATTTGGCGCTGGTAGAAGAATTTGTCCTGGAATATTTATGGGAATTGCTAATGTGGAGCTTTCACTTGCTAATCTTCTCTACAAATTTGATTGGGAAATGCCAGCTGGGATGAAAAGGGAAGACATTGACACTGATAACGTGCTGCCAGGCATCACCGTGCACAAGAGGGAGCATCTCTGGCTAATGGCTAAGAAATATATCTCATCTTATGCATAG